The genomic region CTCTCTGGGAGCTTGttgaggtgctgcaggacctAGCCGACGCCTCGAcaaaggcagaggagacgtTGGAGCCCCCTGCGACCGTGACGGAGTGGGTGTGGCTGGGCAGCCCTGAGGCCCTTTATGAGGCACtcgacgcagcgctgctcaaggccagcggcagcgacccCGCTGCTGGAGTGCCCACGCGCCACGGATACTACCTGTTGCCCTGGACCACTCTCGCCTACAGCCATCAGCCGTGGCGCGTCTACGATGAAAGTGGACAAGCGCGTCGTGCAGCCCAAGAATGGGAGGCGATGCTGCAGTCGTGGCTGACAGGCTCGTCATCAATAGACGGCGGCAAGGGGGTTCCGACCcgacggcgccagcagcccgTTGTGCGGCTAGTTAGCCTGACGGAGGAAGTCTGTTTCTTCACCTGTATGCAGCGAGCGTCGACCTTGCATCTCAGCGCGGATGTGCATGTGGTGCGCGGCGATgtgcagagggaggagagggaggtggctCCCACAGTTCGCCGCGTATTGGCCGCATCGCAGGCGGCCAGGAtagctgcgtcgtcgtcggcggccgtGACGGAAAGCGCTGACTGGTATACCGAGGAGGATTACGACGGGCTGGATTGAGCGACGCCGTCTTGCAGGCACTGAGGAAGAGGtaagggaagggggtggggcggggccCAAcggcatgcgtgtgtgcatatCGATGTCCACCGGGATCtcgcgtgtgcctgcgctTCGCCACTCGTCCAGTTTGTTCTCCTGTTTTTTGCTTTCCATCTTCCACCGACTTGAAGGTGCGTGAGCGCGTAGGACGATGGTGCCCacaaaggagggaggggcggaggggtggagctgcggcaggacAGCCATGGCTGCCCTTCACATTTGTGATTTCGAGCGTGTTTGCACAGactgcgcgccgtcgcccttCCCAAGCGGAGGCCGTGGCGCTACTCTGCTCTCACCCGTGCAACAAATGCCGAGCGTACAGTAAGCATGCCTGTGACGGTGCGCGTTGCTGCCCCAACCACCACGCGCATGTCAGCGTGCCGTTCACTCTCCCCCATCACCGTCGTTCGCCTTCCGACTCGCTCGTATCCGctcatcctcttcctcgtgTCCCTGCGCCTTCATgccggctctctctctgtactTCATAGCTCAAACGCGAAAAGAAACTAACAATCGAAGGGGGCATCTCGCTAAGACTCACGTGAGCATGCGCGAGTGTCTTCATCTCACGCACGTGGTGCGCCATAAACGACACGACAAGGGCGGCAACGCCCACAACTTCGCCTTCGACACCCTCACGAAGGTCTACCGCGACGCCGTGTACTTGCCACAGGAGAAGTACCGGAGAGGCCTCATGCACCCAGAGCGTAGTCGAAgagcgccaccgtcgcaAGCAGCGCTTGTCGCGCCGTCGAGCAGCTCGGACGTCACCAACCACGTCGGCAACATCGGTGTCATGAGCTCAGTCGCTACCAAGCTATCCGATCGgatggagcagcagcaccaccagaAGAAGCTTCAAACCGATGAAGATGGAGGGACAGACCACGCATTTGCCAAAGCAAGCTGCGCTACACCGATTGCGGGTCGCAGTGTAGtgtcctcttcctcttcacCCGCCCactctgccgcagctgcgacgaCCGAAGAGTCGTATGTGGACGACGAGGCCATtcggaggcggctgcgcgcccATCTTTTCTCCAACAAAATGCAGCCAGGGCAGCCTTGCACTGCACCTTCCACGCCAGTGGCGACTGCCTCGGCATccccgcgacgcagcggagTCCAGGCGGAGATACTGAGCGTGTATCGCAGCATGTTGCGAGAGGTTTCGCGCATGCAGGACGCCGacacgcggcgcagcttgtCGGCGTACATTCGCCAGGAGTACGACAAGCAGCGTGACATTCCCCGCAAGAACATCACGAAGATCGAGTGGAGGCTGAACTATGGCAAGCGCAAGCTGGAGGAGTTGCAGGCGATGAGCAAGCACACAAAGTTCACCATGATGCGTTGAACACCGCACTACCTCCGCCCCACCTTACGTACCCATCTACGAAAAACCAAAGGcccgcacatgcacgcacgcacgcattcTCCTGTGCACGAACCTGAAGGCCGAGgccctccccccacctcaccccaccccacccagaaagaggcggaggggagtTAACTTCTGTGGATTTCCTCTAGGCATGAGGCGTGGTGTGAGGTGTGTGCCCTGCCAGATAACGGCTAGCACTTCCGCTCTGCATGCGTGCTCGTATCAGGCACCTCTGCCCTTGCAACGTGGGAAGAGCCCGGAGGAGAGGGTGATACTTTGCAGCGCTGCTTTTCttctgtgctgctgtgcagccGCAGATGTACCTCCGGCTGCGCCACGCGACGCCTGTGGTTGCCTTGAAGGAGCTGCGTCGCGgggcaacaacagcaaagcGGGGAGGAAATGCAcgcctgcgcctctgccagcgagcgagagggagagacatCACGACATGCAGCACTACCCGAAGCAGCAACACCGACGacgctttttgttttctcggTGTTTTGCCGAGGAGCGAAGGCTATGGCAGGAacacctccacctcctgctTGAAAGAGGcaagcagacacacacgaagGGACGGGTCTCGGTGGCGCCTATGGTGCTCGCTTCGCTTCTTGTTTTCCTTGTTTtcacagacagacagagacaaAGTGCGACGCTGTCTTGCCGCGGTCCAGGCACGAAAAGTGAGTTGCGTCGCCCGCTTTTCTCCCTCCATCTCGTTCGCCTCTCCCTGAACCAATATGCTTGCGTGTTTTTTGTGTCTCGGAGTCGCTGGGCAGGGGAGggagctgcaggcggtgATGGAGGGGTTTTGTGTGCATaagtgcgtgtgcacacgcacaggacTCGCACTCATCCTTATCCCCTCCTTTCCACCGCGATGCCTTCTTCCGCTTTTTCATGCTCGTTGGCTTCGCTGACAGCCCACTTCCACTACTGCACGCGGGACGGCGCATGCACCGGACCTCTTACTCCTCGCTTGCAGCGCGACAACCCCTCGCCTTCGCTCTGTCCCTCTCCCActatgtatatatatatataataaCGTATTCCGCTGATTTTCGTTGCGGCGATTGATCGACGtagcccccacccctctctccccctctgcaACTACCAAGAAAGGCGAAGCTCACGCACGGAAACACGCAAGCATACACGCATTTTGAATTGTGGACGTACCTACATGCGTGGTGGACGGCTCTTGGGCCCACCTCACGCGTGCTTTTCTCTGTTAAGTAACTCTGTGTCTTGCCTATCCTCCAGTCGGGCTTCGCATCGATCGATCACGCGCCACTTGGGCGTACGACATCACctgccgtcgtcttcgccTCGAACGCCGAGTTACTCGACAAGTCCCGTGACCCCTgtgacgccgacgcgcgGTTACAGTGGTACTAAGATACACACGCAAAATAAATCGCCACCAGCTTCTTCTCTGCCTCACATGTCCATCGAGGACTGCCGCGGCTTTCATGAGGTAAAGGCCCTTCTCCAAGAGCTGGGACTCGACATTCCGATCGTGCACCATGACGAGAAGGCCACCgtcgaggaggtgctggaccTCCTGCACAAAATGGGCATCCACGCTGCGGGCACCAAGACGCTCTTCCTCAAGAGCAAGAAGGGCGAACTGgtgatggcgacggcgttcAAGTCCACCCCGACGGACCTCAAGTTCATTCAGAAGGTCACCAACGCCAAGGACCTCCGCTTTGCTTCcagcgaggtgctgcaggagtgcctcgccgtcgtgcagGGCTGCGTCACACCGTTTGCCCTCATCAACAATATCGAGAAGCGTCCCATTACGCTCCTCATAGACCGCTCCCTGGAGGCcagcacgctgccgctcgcctTCTGCCTGTGCCGTAACGATTACACTGCCGTCATAACCTTCGAGGAGCTCAAGAAGTACCTCGAGAAGCTCGGGCATGCGTACAAGCTGGTGGACTTTGGTGCGGCTTCGGCGGACGCTGCGGTgacgggcggcgctgctgctcctgctccgaagccgaagaaggcgcccgcggacgctgctgctgctgctgctgcgcctgcgtctgCACAGTCTGGCGAGACGAAGCTGGGCATCGCGGCGAAGCGCGAGGAGAACTTCTCTGCGTGGTACATTGATGTGATCACGAAGGCGGAGATGATCGAGTACTACGACGTGTCCGGGTGCTACATTATTCGTCCGTGGGCGTACTACGTGTGGAAGTGCGTGCAGCGCTTCCTTGGTGGGAAGATCGAGAAGCTTGGCGTGGAGGACTGCTACTTCCCGATGTTCGTGTCGCGCAACTGCCTGGAGCGGGAGAAGGACCACATCGAGGGCTTTGCGCCGGAGGTTGCATGGGTGacgcgcgccggcgacacggagctggagcagccgGTTGCCGTGCGGCCGACGAGCGAGACGGTGATGTACCCGTACTACGCGAAGTGGATCCGGTCGCACCGCGACCTGCCCGTGCGGCTGAACATGTGGAACAACGTGATCCGGTGGGAGTTCTCGCACCCGACGCCGTTCATTCGGACTCGCGAGTTCCTGTGGCAGGAGGGGCACTGTGCGTGggcgaaggcggaggagtgcgcgaaggaggtgctggacATCCTGGAGTGCTATGCATCGGTgtacgagcagctgctggcggtgccggtggtgcgcgggcgcaagacggagaaggagaagtTCGCTGGCGGGGACTACACGACGACGGTGGAGACGTTCATCGAGGCTGTTGGGCGCGGGTGCCAGGGCGCGACGAGCCACAACCTGGGGCAGAACTTCGGCAAGATGTTCGACATCCGCTTCCAGGACCCGGAGAACAACGAGCAGACGCTGATCCCGTGGCAGAACAGCTGGGGGCTGTCGACGCGCGTGATCGGCGTGATGATCATGGTGCACGGCGACAACCGCGGCATggtgatgccgccgcgcgtTGCGTCGACGCAGGTGATCATCATCCCTGTGGGGATCACGAAGGAcacgacggaggaggcgcggcaggaGCTGCTTGCAAGTTGCCGGCGGCTGGAGAGCGAGCTGTGCGAgggtggcgtgcgcgcgaagTGCGACCTGCGCGACAACTACAGCCCTGGGTGGCGGTTCAACCACTGGGAGGTGAAGGGCGTGCCACTGCGCGTGGAGCTTGGGCCGAGGGAGCTTGCGGAGCGGTCGCTTGCGGTTGCtgtgcggcacagcggcgcgagGCACTCGGTTGTGTGGgacgcgcagacgccgacggcggtaGCCGCACTGCTGGAGGATGTGCATGCACAGAtgtacgcgcgcgcgaaggAGACGATGGAGACGcatcgcgtgcgtgtgacgGAGTGGGCGGAGTTTGTGCCGACGCTGAACCGGAAGTGCTTGATCCTTGCGCCGTGGTGCGGCGCGATGGAGTGCGAGGACCAGGTAAAGAAGGACAGCGCGGAGGAGTCGAAggctgcgcaggcgcaggagaCGCGCGAggacgcgcgtgcgccgagCATGGGTGCGAAGACGCTGTGCATCCCGTT from Leishmania infantum JPCM5 genome chromosome 18 harbors:
- a CDS encoding putative bifunctional aminoacyl-tRNA synthetase translates to MRGGRLLGPPHACFSLLSNSVSCLSSSRASHRSITRHLGVRHHLPSSSPRTPSYSTSPVTPVTPTRGYSGTKIHTQNKSPPASSLPHMSIEDCRGFHEVKALLQELGLDIPIVHHDEKATVEEVLDLLHKMGIHAAGTKTLFLKSKKGELVMATAFKSTPTDLKFIQKVTNAKDLRFASSEVLQECLAVVQGCVTPFALINNIEKRPITLLIDRSLEASTLPLAFCLCRNDYTAVITFEELKKYLEKLGHAYKLVDFGAASADAAVTGGAAAPAPKPKKAPADAAAAAAAPASAQSGETKLGIAAKREENFSAWYIDVITKAEMIEYYDVSGCYIIRPWAYYVWKCVQRFLGGKIEKLGVEDCYFPMFVSRNCLEREKDHIEGFAPEVAWVTRAGDTELEQPVAVRPTSETVMYPYYAKWIRSHRDLPVRLNMWNNVIRWEFSHPTPFIRTREFLWQEGHCAWAKAEECAKEVLDILECYASVYEQLLAVPVVRGRKTEKEKFAGGDYTTTVETFIEAVGRGCQGATSHNLGQNFGKMFDIRFQDPENNEQTLIPWQNSWGLSTRVIGVMIMVHGDNRGMVMPPRVASTQVIIIPVGITKDTTEEARQELLASCRRLESELCEGGVRAKCDLRDNYSPGWRFNHWEVKGVPLRVELGPRELAERSLAVAVRHSGARHSVVWDAQTPTAVAALLEDVHAQMYARAKETMETHRVRVTEWAEFVPTLNRKCLILAPWCGAMECEDQVKKDSAEESKAAQAQETREDARAPSMGAKTLCIPFEQPEDPAEGHGCICKGCTKPATTWVLFGRSY